One segment of Solanum stenotomum isolate F172 chromosome 1, ASM1918654v1, whole genome shotgun sequence DNA contains the following:
- the LOC125877858 gene encoding putative recombination initiation defects 3, with product MKLKMNKASDLSSISVLPPHARRPSVVPSAAESSIFGKSQPSQVRSQQQSQQSFSQGFSSQQAIYSQLSQSSLDDFVPNEQRLGSQERENSAKRMSCLPHINYTREETQMQLSKPSTNYLRKWSVPESKYQIEELEHKIGMVETSLSRQGMILDSIQSDIMQVNRGTKEILMEMESLRPKLVSHDELLQLMNKEREDLKASLEGTFKSMFEELRENKYQENIRDLLSLLRAMPNKLEMCILQLQTDLSKTLAKEIQIFSPRPDCHGQKHETAPVDPPKVIKDCSLPREVKFLKKDQKTTTPPKIEMGSWTTVKINQTCMKQKNPIRSHTQNEAFQKKIPIRSLTQNESFQQKIPIRSHTQNGAFQQERGRRINIESDEDIDAGFSCLLEENGTGIYPLDDAKEESARILRKARRRKRKHFNTIIID from the exons atgaagttgaagatgaaCAAAGCATCGGATCTCAGCTCTATCTCTGTTCTTCCTCCTCATGCAAG GAGGCCAAGTGTGGTACCAAGTGCAGCTGAGTCTTCCATTTTCGGGAAAAGCCAACCATCACAGGTTCGGTCACAGCAGCAATCGCAACAATCCTTCTCACAGGGATTTTCATCTCAGCAAGCAATCTACTCTCAGTTATCACAGAGCTCTCTGGATGATTTTGTCCCTAATGAGCAA AGATTGGGTTCTcaagaaagagaaaattcagCAAAAAGGATGAGCTGTTTGCCTCATATCAACTACACACGAGAAGAGACTCAAATGCAGTTATCAAAACCTTCGACCAATTATTTGCGCAAATGGTCAGTTCCTGAAAGCAAAT ACCAGATTGAAGAACTTGAACACAAAATTGGAATGGTAGAGACTTCATTAAGCAGGCAAGGAATGATCTTAGATTCTATTCAGAGTGATATTATGCAAGTTAACCGGGGAACAAAAGAGATATTGATGGAGA TGGAAAGCTTACGACCGAAGTTAGTTTCTCATGATGAACTGTTGCAATTGATG AACAAGGAGAGGGAAGATCTGAAAGCTAGCCTGGAGGGGACCTTCAAATCCATGTTTGAAGAGCTTAGGGAGAACAAATATCAAGAGAACATCAGAGATCTCTTATCACTGCTTAGAGCTATGCCCAACAAACTTGAGATGTGCATTTTGCAACTTCAAACTGATTTGAGCAAGACCTTGGCTAAAGAGATTCAG ATATTTTCCCCCCGCCCAGATTGTCATGGACAAAAACATGAAACCGCTCCAGTTGATCCACCAAAA GTCATCAAGGATTGTAGCCTTCCCCGTGAAGTGAAGTTTCTAAAGAA AGATCAGAAAACAACTACGCCGCCGAAGATTGAAATGGGAAGCTGGACTACAgtaaaaattaatcaaacttgTATGAAGCAGAAAAATCCCATCAGAAGTCACACACAGAATGAAGCATTTCAAAAG AAAATTCCCATCAGAAGTCTCACACAGAATGAATCATTTCAACAG AAAATTCCCATCAGAAGTCACACACAGAATGGAGCATTTCAACAG GAAAGGGGACGTAGAATTAACATTGAATCTGATGAGGATATTGACGCGGGCTTTTCCTGCTTGCTTGAAGAAAATGGAACAG GGATTTATCCACTAGATGATGCAAAGGAAGAGAGTGCACGcatattaaggaaagcaaggaGGCGAAAGAGAAAGCATTTTAACACTATCATTATAGATTGA